The genomic DNA GGGACGAACGAGATTCTTGACAGAAGTCCTCGCCAGTTTTTGCATGCTAGCACGCAACTCTGATGAATTCGCCAATTCCATCGCACGTTGAATCAAAGACTCCATGTCCAGAAACGGGACGATAAAGCCGTTGACGCCGGATTCAACCAGTTCGCGGTTGCCCCCAACGTCCCAGGTGACAACCGGCACACCCAACGCAAGTGCCTCGACAAGTGCACTACTGAAGTTTTCTATAAGCGTCGGGGAAACAGCCAAATCACACGCCGCAACGTCCGCCAGATTGTGCATGTAGGATTGGGGGCCGGGGGAATGTACGACAACGTGTTTTGGCAATTGGTCTAATTCGAATCGAAGCGTTGGCGAAATCGCTCCCGAGACAAAAAACGCGATGTCACCGATCGTGGAAAGGCGCCGAATGATTTCGCAGGTGTACCGTTCGCCCTTGATCGCCACGCCGCCCGACGGAATGTAGACCAGCGTCGTGTGCGGTGACATACCAAGTCGCGATTTCAGTGAACACGCCCCCATTTGATCCAAAAATTCCGTGTCGACAAAATTTCGAATCACTCGAATATCACAGTTCGGTTTCAACGTTTGGGATGTCACGTCGGCAATATACTGAGAAACAGCCACAACGGCATCCGCCTTTTGAAACGCTCGCAGCTCCAATCGATGCGCAAGTTGCAGGTCGATCCACGAGTACTGCGTGGCGATTGGATTGCCTTCAAATCGACGAAAATTGTGGTGTGCGACCCAAATCAACTTGCTGCCGATAGGAAGCTTTAGCGCGAGTGCGGGAACAAAATTATCGGGGCACAGGACAAAATCGGGACGGAATGATCGAAGTGCACGGTTCAAACGCCGCACCGCAGGAATGATCCGAAAGATACGTTGACAATTTGTTGCCGATTCCGCTCTGGCGTATCGTCTGACCCACGCGGTTGCCGCCGCCTGTAGCATCCAAGCCAACGGGGCCGCGGTCTTTGCACGGGTCACGTTGGGTTCAACCGCCGCGTCATTATCGTCGAACGCAAAGATGCCAACGTCGTGTCGTTTCCGCAGGCATCTGGCCAAGTTGAAATGTGCTGCCGCGATGCCTCCTCCCTTCGGCGGGTAGGTGCGTGTGATAACGGCAATGCGGTAACGTGGCGACATCAGCAACGGCTCTTTACAAACTTAGCAGCGTGCGGAAGAGCTTAACTGCCCCGAATAGATGTCATCGAGTTGTCTGGCAACCACTGGCCAACTGAATGAATCAACAACATGTTGCCTCGCCATTGGCATCACTTCGAGTTCAGTCGCTGCATCGATCGTCTTGACAAGATCCTGCGGGTCCTCAGGATCGTAAAGAAACCCATGCTCCGGCAAGCGAATCGCATCGGAACTCCACGGAAGTCGGGGCGCGACGCAAACCTTGCCCATCGACATCGCTTCCAATAGAACCGTCGGAAGCCCCTCGCGGTGGCTTGTCATCACAAACGTTTTGCATGCCGACATCGCATCAAGGGTTTGTGCATGAGACAACGGACCGAGTGCAATAAGATTGGGTGGCACATCGATCTTCAATTCAGCCCGAATGCCTTCTGCAGTGAGATTCGTACCGATCATCACGAACTTCTGGTCTGGACGAGCTCGGGCCGCTTCCACAAACGCTGCCGGATTTTTGACTTTCGCAATACTGTTGACGAATAGAACAAAATTATCGAGACCTATCGCTTCTCGAAATCGATTCCCATCTGCCTGATCACACGCATCGACATCGACACCGTTAGGCACAAACTGCGTTTCAATTCCGTGGTTTTCTTCCAGCCAGTCGACCAACCATGTACCAACGGACAAACACAGGTCAGCCTTACTCGCTTGAGTCAGAAGACAATCGTTAATTTTTTGTTGCCACGGTGCTAGGTTGTTATCCCAATCCTCGGGGAAATACAGCAGATGATAGGTGTGCAACCAAGGTTTGCCGGCTTTTTGTGCGCGCTGAGCAATCGCAATAAAATCCGGATCGACGTGAGAGTGAAATAGACTGTGCCGGTCGATTAACGGATCGCCCAAATCCGCATGGTACTGGGATCTTTCATCACGCGTTTTTAAGAAGTCGTGCGAAGGAGTACTTGGGTACAACGCGACCGCATGCTGTGAGTATTTTTCAATGCATTCCAAATGACGGCGCACACCACCGATGTTTGCCGCACGCCAAGCGAACCCAAGGGCGACCGATTGTTGGCCCTGCATACCTTTTGCGCGAGCATTATCCGCGTGGGCGACTCGCCACTGGCGATATTTCGACTTCAGTCCCATTAAAAAACCTGATGCTCATCAATCAGTTGCAAAACACGCTCCGTAAGTCCCTCGGGGCTAAAGTGCTGTACAATTCGACGCCGATTTCTTTCTCCACGCTGCAACCGTTCGCTAGACGAACTCGCCAAACGATGCATAATGCGAAACAAACCTTCCCCGTCACGAGGACTCGCTAATACATCGACGGCCTCCGTGTCCCCAACCGCCTGACGCATGCCAGAGATATTGGTGCCGCATACCGCCAGACCGTGCGC from Rosistilla carotiformis includes the following:
- a CDS encoding glycosyltransferase family 4 protein — protein: MSPRYRIAVITRTYPPKGGGIAAAHFNLARCLRKRHDVGIFAFDDNDAAVEPNVTRAKTAAPLAWMLQAAATAWVRRYARAESATNCQRIFRIIPAVRRLNRALRSFRPDFVLCPDNFVPALALKLPIGSKLIWVAHHNFRRFEGNPIATQYSWIDLQLAHRLELRAFQKADAVVAVSQYIADVTSQTLKPNCDIRVIRNFVDTEFLDQMGACSLKSRLGMSPHTTLVYIPSGGVAIKGERYTCEIIRRLSTIGDIAFFVSGAISPTLRFELDQLPKHVVVHSPGPQSYMHNLADVAACDLAVSPTLIENFSSALVEALALGVPVVTWDVGGNRELVESGVNGFIVPFLDMESLIQRAMELANSSELRASMQKLARTSVKNLVRPERVLEEYDNLFQSVLAAS
- a CDS encoding glycosyltransferase family 4 protein — translated: MGLKSKYRQWRVAHADNARAKGMQGQQSVALGFAWRAANIGGVRRHLECIEKYSQHAVALYPSTPSHDFLKTRDERSQYHADLGDPLIDRHSLFHSHVDPDFIAIAQRAQKAGKPWLHTYHLLYFPEDWDNNLAPWQQKINDCLLTQASKADLCLSVGTWLVDWLEENHGIETQFVPNGVDVDACDQADGNRFREAIGLDNFVLFVNSIAKVKNPAAFVEAARARPDQKFVMIGTNLTAEGIRAELKIDVPPNLIALGPLSHAQTLDAMSACKTFVMTSHREGLPTVLLEAMSMGKVCVAPRLPWSSDAIRLPEHGFLYDPEDPQDLVKTIDAATELEVMPMARQHVVDSFSWPVVARQLDDIYSGQLSSSARC